A single genomic interval of Alcaligenes sp. SDU_A2 harbors:
- a CDS encoding TRAP transporter small permease subunit: MENTKKFALLNRMLSGATTLSRIAIWFAGSLTLLSALYITADVLFRKFSGSSLGGSDELSGYAFAISISWALSFATLQRANIRIDAIYQHLPVRLAALLDWIALVALSAFIVYLTRYGADVAGLSWTNQSTANTALGTPLWIPQFLWVAGLIWLCVVLALMLLRSSLALITGDIHTVQAVCGIRSTQEEALEEAEAGHRMVHGDAK, translated from the coding sequence ATGGAAAACACCAAAAAATTCGCATTGCTGAACCGCATGCTGTCCGGTGCCACGACCCTATCGCGCATCGCCATCTGGTTCGCAGGCAGCCTGACACTGCTCAGCGCGCTCTACATCACCGCCGATGTGCTGTTTCGCAAGTTCAGCGGCAGCTCGCTGGGCGGCTCGGACGAATTGTCCGGCTATGCCTTTGCCATCAGCATCTCCTGGGCGCTGTCCTTTGCGACCTTGCAGCGCGCCAATATCCGTATTGACGCCATCTACCAGCACCTGCCTGTGCGCCTGGCCGCCCTGCTGGACTGGATCGCGCTGGTCGCCCTGTCCGCCTTTATCGTGTACCTGACCCGCTACGGCGCTGATGTCGCCGGCCTGTCCTGGACCAATCAATCCACTGCCAACACCGCCCTGGGCACGCCGCTGTGGATTCCTCAGTTTCTATGGGTCGCGGGCCTGATCTGGCTATGCGTGGTTCTGGCGCTGATGCTGTTGCGCTCCAGCCTGGCCCTGATTACCGGCGACATCCACACCGTCCAGGCTGTCTGCGGCATCCGCAGCACCCAGGAAGAAGCCCTTGAAGAAGCCGAGGCCGGCCACCGCATGGTTCACGGAGACGCCAAATGA
- a CDS encoding TRAP transporter large permease encodes MIATALTLLLVLIGLSVPVGAALGVLGLILDPLYSMLPLTGALGELSWGTSNEFLLVAIPLFIMLGEILLRSGMAERMYNAMSLWLSWLPGGLMHANIGASALFAATSGSSVATAATVGTVALPQIKKQGYNEPLFLGSLAAGGTLGILIPPSINLVIYGVLTNTSVPKLYLAGIIPGLAMALLFMLSIAAACLVKPQWGGAKIKASWSQRFASLVHLVPPLGIFLLVVGSIYAGVATPTEAAALGVVGALILAAFSGRMSWTMIKEVLEGTMKATAMIMLIVIGSAFLNFVMSATGLTNALTSAITGLGVSPMTMLLILVVFYLVLGCFMETLSMMITTIPIVAPIMIALGFDPIWLGIAIIILVEVALITPPVGLNLFVVQSLRKSGSMNDVMIGSLPFVIMLLSMVGLLAIFPDLALWLPRLFG; translated from the coding sequence ATGATCGCCACCGCACTGACTCTTTTGCTCGTCCTGATCGGACTGAGCGTGCCCGTAGGTGCCGCCCTGGGCGTCCTGGGCCTGATTCTGGACCCGCTTTATTCCATGCTGCCGCTGACCGGTGCGCTGGGCGAGCTGTCCTGGGGTACCAGCAATGAATTCCTGCTGGTCGCCATTCCCCTGTTCATCATGCTGGGCGAGATCCTGCTGCGCTCGGGCATGGCCGAACGCATGTACAACGCCATGAGCCTGTGGCTGTCCTGGCTGCCAGGCGGTCTGATGCACGCCAATATCGGTGCCAGTGCTCTGTTTGCCGCCACCTCCGGCTCCAGCGTGGCCACTGCCGCCACCGTCGGCACCGTGGCCTTGCCGCAGATCAAAAAGCAAGGCTACAACGAACCCCTGTTCCTGGGCAGCCTGGCTGCAGGCGGCACGCTGGGCATCCTGATTCCGCCATCGATCAATCTGGTGATCTATGGCGTGCTGACCAACACATCGGTCCCCAAGCTGTATCTGGCCGGCATCATCCCCGGTCTGGCGATGGCCTTGCTGTTCATGCTGTCGATCGCCGCCGCCTGCCTGGTCAAACCCCAGTGGGGCGGTGCCAAGATCAAAGCCTCCTGGAGCCAGCGTTTTGCCAGCCTGGTTCACCTGGTCCCGCCGCTGGGCATCTTCCTGCTGGTGGTCGGCTCCATCTACGCCGGCGTGGCCACCCCCACGGAAGCCGCCGCGCTGGGCGTGGTGGGCGCGCTGATCCTGGCGGCGTTTTCCGGGCGCATGAGCTGGACCATGATCAAAGAAGTGCTGGAAGGCACCATGAAGGCCACGGCCATGATCATGCTGATCGTGATCGGTTCGGCCTTCCTGAACTTCGTGATGTCCGCCACCGGCCTGACCAATGCGCTGACCAGTGCCATCACCGGCCTGGGCGTCTCGCCCATGACCATGCTGCTGATTCTGGTGGTCTTTTACCTGGTGCTGGGCTGCTTCATGGAAACCCTGTCCATGATGATCACCACCATACCGATCGTGGCCCCCATCATGATCGCCCTGGGTTTTGACCCCATCTGGCTGGGCATCGCCATCATCATCCTGGTGGAAGTGGCCCTGATCACCCCGCCGGTCGGCTTGAACCTGTTTGTGGTCCAGAGCCTGCGCAAGAGCGGCAGCATGAACGACGTCATGATCGGCAGCCTGCCGTTCGTGATCATGCTGCTGTCCATGGTAGGCCTGCTGGCCATCTTCCCGGATCTGGCCCTGTGGCTACCACGCCTGTTCGGCTGA
- a CDS encoding DUF2848 domain-containing protein, which yields MRLTFELAQATHTEIVEADLQHCIVAGWAGRDMAAIEHHIEELAELGVPRPSAVPLYYRIAANQMVQDETIQVVGSGSSGESEVFVFNHQGRLLVSLASDHTDRVLEAHSVALSKQICAKPVAREAWLFSDVAEYWDELVLRAYIQEDGKEVLYQDGTLASLKNPLELIEGYFQSTTMPAGYGMTCGTVGAIGGIRPASSFTMELFDPRRQRSIRHTYVTDVLPEVA from the coding sequence ATGCGTCTGACCTTTGAGCTGGCCCAGGCCACCCACACCGAAATCGTCGAAGCCGACCTGCAACACTGCATCGTAGCCGGCTGGGCCGGCCGCGATATGGCTGCCATCGAGCACCATATCGAAGAGCTGGCCGAACTGGGCGTGCCGCGCCCCAGCGCCGTACCGCTGTACTACCGCATCGCCGCCAACCAGATGGTGCAGGACGAGACCATCCAGGTCGTCGGTTCCGGCTCCTCGGGCGAGTCCGAAGTATTTGTCTTCAACCACCAGGGCCGCCTGCTGGTCAGCCTGGCCTCGGACCATACCGACCGCGTATTGGAAGCGCACAGCGTAGCCTTGTCCAAGCAAATCTGCGCCAAGCCCGTCGCCCGCGAAGCCTGGCTGTTCAGCGATGTCGCCGAGTACTGGGACGAGCTGGTGCTGCGCGCCTATATCCAGGAAGACGGTAAAGAGGTGCTGTACCAGGACGGCACACTGGCCAGCCTGAAGAACCCGCTGGAGCTGATCGAGGGCTACTTCCAGTCCACGACCATGCCCGCCGGCTACGGCATGACCTGCGGCACCGTCGGAGCCATCGGCGGCATCCGTCCGGCCAGCAGCTTCACCATGGAGCTGTTCGACCCACGCCGCCAGCGCAGCATCCGCCACACCTACGTGACGGACGTTCTGCCCGAAGTGGCCTAA
- a CDS encoding amidase: MLATITELQRALDRGETTSVALTRQALDRIQDENGEGAATFIEVFAEQAMQAAQASDLLRAAGLRRSLVEGLPMSVKNLFDIAGHITLGGSAVLQDAEPAEHHAAIVDRLLKAGAILVGSTNMTEFAFSGLGINPHHGTPRSAWDRDSARIPGGSSSGSGVAVAQGMSVFSIGTDTGGSIRIPSAFNGLTGFKPTAERVPSEGAMPLSRSLDSNGPLAASVECCAIVDAILTDQPYVPVVAPALETLRLAVPASFVFDGIDDTVRAAFDRAIALLREQGAQIEEIDIPEFEQLPHINRQGGFVCAEAWSVHRDLIQAKGEQYDPRVASRIMRGKNIDCADYIELLDTRQAWIAAVESRLERFDAVLMPTVPVIAPRIQDLIESDDLYFATNGLILRNPTLINFLDGCALSLPCHAPDEAPVGLMVAAPAYHDEHLLGVGAAIERVLPLRGR, from the coding sequence ATGCTAGCGACCATTACCGAACTGCAACGCGCCCTGGACCGGGGTGAAACCACCTCGGTCGCCCTGACCCGCCAAGCCCTGGACCGCATCCAGGACGAAAACGGCGAAGGCGCAGCGACTTTTATCGAGGTCTTTGCCGAACAGGCTATGCAAGCCGCCCAGGCTTCGGACCTGCTGCGCGCGGCAGGACTGCGCCGGTCGCTGGTCGAAGGCCTGCCCATGTCGGTCAAGAATCTGTTCGACATTGCCGGCCACATCACCCTGGGCGGTTCGGCTGTCCTGCAAGATGCCGAACCGGCTGAACACCACGCAGCCATTGTAGATCGCCTGCTCAAGGCCGGTGCCATTCTGGTCGGTTCGACCAATATGACCGAATTTGCCTTTTCCGGGCTGGGCATCAACCCCCACCACGGCACGCCCCGCTCCGCCTGGGACCGCGACAGCGCGCGCATCCCCGGCGGCTCGTCGTCTGGCTCGGGCGTGGCAGTCGCGCAAGGCATGTCCGTTTTTTCCATCGGCACGGACACCGGCGGTTCTATCCGTATACCCTCGGCGTTCAACGGCCTGACCGGATTCAAGCCCACGGCCGAGCGCGTGCCCAGCGAAGGTGCCATGCCGCTGTCGCGCAGCCTGGATTCCAACGGCCCGCTGGCTGCGTCCGTGGAATGCTGCGCCATCGTGGATGCCATCCTGACCGATCAGCCCTACGTGCCGGTGGTGGCTCCGGCCTTGGAAACTTTGCGGCTGGCGGTGCCTGCCTCGTTCGTGTTCGATGGCATCGACGATACCGTACGTGCAGCCTTTGACCGTGCCATCGCTTTGCTGCGCGAACAAGGCGCGCAGATCGAAGAAATCGACATCCCTGAATTCGAGCAGTTGCCGCATATCAATCGTCAAGGCGGATTTGTTTGCGCCGAAGCCTGGTCGGTACACCGTGACCTGATCCAGGCCAAAGGCGAACAGTACGACCCTCGCGTCGCCTCGCGCATCATGCGCGGCAAGAACATAGACTGCGCAGACTATATCGAACTGCTCGATACCCGCCAGGCCTGGATTGCTGCCGTAGAAAGCCGCCTGGAACGATTTGACGCCGTACTGATGCCCACCGTCCCAGTGATCGCACCCCGCATCCAGGATCTGATCGAATCCGACGACCTGTATTTCGCCACCAATGGCCTGATTCTGCGCAATCCGACCCTGATCAACTTCCTGGACGGCTGCGCCTTGTCGCTGCCTTGCCATGCACCCGACGAAGCGCCTGTCGGCCTGATGGTGGCCGCGCCCGCCTACCATGACGAGCACTTGCTCGGTGTAGGCGCAGCTATCGAAAGGGTATTGCCGCTGCGCGGCCGCTGA